The Methanosarcina acetivorans C2A genome includes the window CTACACTTGTCTCGCCCGTCACATAAGAAAAGAAGTAACAGACGAAAAAGTAACAGGCGAATTCATATTTTCATCAGGATAAACTGAATTCAAAGCTGTCTTCATTCTCCGAAGAATACTTCCCTCAAATTCAAAAAGCAGAAAAAGAAAAAGAAGAAACAGAGTTATTGGTTTCTAAATCACTTTTACATGGTAGTTTCTTACGCCTAATCACTCTTTTTTATTTGCTGGCTTTTATCTCTCATTTATCCTGCTTTCGGCAGGTAACTTGTTTTTTTCGTAATATTTTTACTGATAGCGTTTTTGCTAGAAAACACATTATTCCTGATACTAGACATTATTGCAAAAACGACTCATTGTTTATATATGCCGTGAGATTTGGGTCATATGTTAACCAGTTTTGAACCCAACATATATTACATAATGTTTGAAAAACGCCATCATTAAAAATACTTAAAATCTAATGTCGACCTGCCGACTATAGGATTTATTCTTCTTTTCAGTCATTTTTGGGAAAGACCGCTCTCCTGCGTCTAGCGGGACAAGAACGACAGAATACAGCTAACGACCTTACATGGATCGGAGAAATCGTAATTTGACCTATCGAGTAAATATTTACAGAAATGCCATAAATTAGTCCTCTTGAGCGAGCGAAGCGAGTGAAAAGGACCTCGTGCTCCCGAAGCGAAACTCGGGAAGCGAAGCTCGGGTGCCGAAGCGCAATTCTGGAAGCAAAAAAAATAGTGAACTTTCTAGAAATTTGATTCCAGGGCTTCAGAAGCTTAGTCTACTTTGCCTGGGGTCTTCCTCGAATCCCTTTTTTCATGTATTTCAGGCTCAAAGACCGTGTAATCCTTCAGAAATTTTTCCGTGGCTTTCTTAACGGTGCCTGAGGCTCCCAGTACATGCAGAGTTGCCCTTTTTCCGTTGACCCGTGTCAGAGTTGCCAAGGCGGCTCTCGTTTCCTTTACTCTGGTGTGAGAGCACTGGATGATCCCCTTTCCGGCTTCGAATCCCAGCACCCTGATATCACAGTCGCTGGTTGTAATATCTCCGAGCAGCGAGGAAGCCGAGGAAATAACTTCTTTTACAATATCGCCTCTGCCTGCAGGTTCTTCCGAAATCAGCTCAAAGGCAAGATAGCGTTTTTTAGTGCGGAGTGAAGGCAGCAGGCGTTTCAAAAGAGATCCTCTCCTTCAAGCACTTCAATCCCTTTCTTTATATATCCAGGACCCGGGCGATTCTTTGCGATGATTTTTTCCGGAACAGTACTTATGGCCTCAAGAGCCTCGTCCTCTTCAAGCCCGCAAACTTCCGCAAGGGCAAGCATTTCCATTGGGGAGCGCAGGTCAAAGCAGGACATGGCATCACTGCAAAGGACAAGGGACACATCGTATTTCCTTGCGAGTTCAAGGTTTGATTTGAGGTCGGAGAGCAGGCGGATGCGTCTTGAGCCGCGGGAATGAAGCAGGGGTCTTAGGATTATGCCTATTGCTACTCCATTTTCTGCTGCTGCTTTTGCCAGCACCTGGTTTAAGCCGCTGCTCCGGTCAAAAGCGGGGTGGTTAAGGATGTCTACCCTGGGGTTTTCGAGCGCAGCCCGGTTGACGGCTTCGGACCCTCCGTGCACGATCAGGACGTCCATTGAATTCCTGAATTTTCCGATCAAACTGTGCAGTTTTGAGGGGTTTTCTTCCACAAGCTCAATTCCCCTGAAGACTTCAAAACCCTCAATGAAAGGCAGTATCGGCTTCCTGTCAGGGAGTCGGTCAGAATGGTTGGCAAGGGCAATCCCGCTGAACCCGAAATGCCGGCCAAGGGACACCTGTTCCTGGGCAGTACTATCTCCGTCCGGAACTGCATGAACGCAAAAATCATAAAATTTAGGCTTACCCAAACAACTCCTCCACTATGGCTCCGGCTTTCTCCCTGTTTTTCGGATAGGTCTCGATCTTGACCTTTGCAATAATGGCGTCAGAAGAGTTAGTCAGTTTTACCTGCTGCAGGTACGCAGCCTGCTTGTCAAAGCGGAGGTGAAAAACCAGATCCTCGTCCAGCCTTTCAGGCATCTCTTCCCTGAGCATGTCCACATCTTCTTCCGAAAAGTTTTCCCGGACAAAGTGGGCAAAGTTCAGGCATTCCGCCTTTTTTTTAAGCTGCACGCTAAGGATAGTAATCGGATTTCCATGGTGTCCTTCAGCCTGAAGCTCTTCTATGAGCTTAGCTGCTTCCTTTACACCGGCACCGGATAAAAAAAAGTCCAGAGTCTCGCGGACTCTGGATACGTCTTCGGTTGCGTGGGCGATCACACGCATCGTTATGTGATGAATCACTTGCCTCGACTCTTATATGCACGGATGCTCGGCCTGGTCTTTTCAGTTCCCTTGCCGCGTGTGGCCATGCCTCTGCCTTTCCGACCTGCACTGGTCTTGCCCCTGGTGGCTCTGCCCCTGCTGGACGGGTCGCAGACCCAGTTCAGGTTCTTATCGCTCTTTATTACAGGGTGGTGCGGGTCTACAAGGATGACTTCAAACCACTTGTGTTTTCCGTCTTCCCCTACCCAGTAGGAGTTAAGGACCTCAAGGTTCGGGTATCTGCGGTCAGCACGGACTTCAGCGATTCTCTGGATGCTCATTCCACCTGAGACCTTGTTCTTCCCCATCTTCTGGGTCCTTCTTCCACGGTTGGGCCTTACATGACCAAGCCCTCCGCGGCGTACATTTACCCTGACGACAACAATACCCTGCTTGGCTTTGTATCCAAGGGAGCGTGCTCTGTCGATTCTAGTGGGCCTTTCAATCCTGGTCACGGAACCCTGCTTTCTCCATACCTGAAGACGCTCCCAGCGGAGCTCGTTCACGTAAGTCTCATCAGGGTTTTTCCATGCATCACGTACGTATCCGTAAAAAGATTTTACCAATTTAAACACCAAGTTTCACTTTTGTTTCACGGTTCAGCCCTGCCTGCAGGGCCACATTCCAACGGGACCTAATCCCGAAAATGAAACATGCGATACAACTGAATCATCTGATTTAAAGCTTTGCCTGAAGAGCAAATTACCTGAAATCTGGAGGACCCTCAGTGTGAAAATCTTTATATATATTAGTGATTTAAATTAAACTGTTTGTTGTAATATTAATTGGGGGCTGCAGCAAACTTCATTTCGGAAATAATTGGCACTATTACGGTTATGTAATTTTCATATGTTGTATGTGATCTTCGTATACCGTATATAATTTCTATAGACTGTATTGGATTTTTCATACACTGTATGCAATTTTCACATCGGTAATTCTGGTTTTCAGTGAGGATGTTTATGAAAAAAGGAATTTTACATCGGGTCATAATTTTTCTCTTTATCTCAGCCGTCCTGACCGCCCAACCCGTGATGGCTGAAACGGAAGCTGGATGGGAAACAGAAGAAAACCTATCCATATCAGACATGCCGGAATCACTTGCAGATAGTATAAACTCTCTTTTCGAAGTAATAAATGTGGTTCTTGGTTCTTTTAACAATTTTTTACAGTGGGCAGTCGGATTACTGGATCTTGCGAGTTCCATGCTGGAATCTTTAGAACAGACCCTCGGGCTTGTTGATTCAAACACGGAATTGGCAAACTCAAGCGGGAATCTGGGCTATGTATTTGATTCGATAAACCAGAGTAAAGAAGAAATAAACATGAGCAAGCAAATGATAGTTTTTGAGATTGAGGCTGTAAACTCTACTCTTGAAGTCATCAATTCCGATCAGGAACCGATGGGTTCGAACCTTGGTCAGGTATTTGATTCGTTAAATAAGAGTAAAGAAGAAATAAACATGAGCAGGGAAATGGTAGGTTTTGATATTGGGGTGTGAACTGCCACTCAGTTAAAGACTGAGTGGCTTCTTGGTTCATCCACCCTCTATTGAGGGCAAGTCCCCAAGCTCTTCCCCACGTTCCGTGGGTGTTACAATCCAATTAGATTTTGATCTATGAGAGCGAATTTCTTGATATTTATAGCGGCATTTATGTCTCTATCATGTTTTGTTTTACAATCAGGGCAAGTCCATTCTCTGTCTTTTAACTGAAGCTCTTTATTGCGGTATCCACATACGCTACAGAGCTTAGAAGAAGGCTCAAACTGCCCTATTCTCAGGATAGTTTTTCCAAACAATTAAGTTTTGTATTCTAACTTTGTTACAAAGCTACTCCATGCAGAATCACTTATAGCCTGGGCTAAATGATGATTCTTAACCATACCTTTAACATTCAGAGTTTCCAGAGCTACAGCTTGGTTTTCGCTAACAAGTCTAAATGAGAGTTTGTTCTGGAAGTCACTCCTCTGATTCGTTATTTTGTCATGGAGTATAGCAAGCCTTTGTTTGGCTTTTGCCCTGTTCTTAGAACCTTTTTGTTTCCTTGACACTCTTTTTTGAAGAACTTTAAGCCTTTGAAGTGAATTTTTCAGGTATTTAGGATTCTCAATCTTTTCACCTGTGGAAAGGACAGCAAAATCTTTGATACCTACATCTATACCTACCGTAGTTGATTCTGAAAAAGATTGCTTTGCTGGAAGTTCTCTACCGTTTTCTACAAGGATATTGATGTAGTAATTCCCTTTACAAGACCTTGACACTGTGGCTGTTTTTAGTTCACCTTCAAACTTCCGGTGAAGAACTGCTTTAATCTCGCCAATCTTGGGAAGTTTTACAGTATTGTTTTCAAAGTTCACAAAGTAGTGCTGAGGTACAGGGAAAGATTGTACCGGATTCTTTTTTGATTTAAACTTAGGGAATCCGTTCTTTTCTCTGAAAAATCGAGTGAAGGAAGACTCAACCTGTTTAGTCATTCCCTGAAGGGATTGAGAATTGACCTCTCCTAACCATTCATTAGAAACCTTTAACGTAGGAATTAATTTGTTCAAGTCAAATCTGGAAATTGATTTCCCCGTTTGTTCGTAAGCTTTAATTTTTTGATCAAGTGCCCAATTGTAGACAAATCTACAGCTACCTATATGCTGATTTAATTGAACAGCTTGTGTAGTCGTAGGATAGAGTCTAAATTTGAACGCTTTCATCATACAAAGGTATTATATGTTTTAACAATTTATATAGTTTCTGGTAAATATAAAATAGAGGCAGGGAATCATACCAAATTTTTGTTAATGTATCATATTATCTTTGAGTCTATCCCAAAACTCAAAATTTGCTTTTTTGGATCTCTTAATTTAAGTAACCAACAAAGCTTCTGATTACGAAAGCAATCTTGAATTATTTTGATAATTGAGGTTTTACCATTTTTCTTTAAATTACTTCTTTTTTTAAAATAACAATAAAAAAGGATTATTTCATCGAAATATTATTTATTGGTCTTTAAAATACCATTTCAAATCAAATAATAAGGATTATACCTAATTAAACCTATTTTAAGGTACCAATCTAAAAATAAACCTTAATAAGGTATAATCCATGATAAAAATTGTTGGTAAGGGATATAAGTATTTTTTGCTTCAGTTGAGTGACTTTTTAGAGATTACAAAAACAATAGTTGTAAGCTTGAAGAGTGTTGAAGGCAGGAAAAAATATGAAAAGATATTTGGAAGAAAATTCGAAGACAAAAAGGACAATTCAAGAATTCTTACCGTTCACGTTAACCAGTCAACGCTTGCAAGCTTTATAGGTAATTTTTTTGAAAAAACGATATGTATCACCACTTTCAAGGACCATTTTCTTTTTAAAAATTCAAAATTTAAAATTATGTTCCTGAAGAGTGATAAAAAGAATAAGAAAAAAGCAGAAAACAGTAGACATTGTGTCATATCTGCGTATCAAAGAGTACTGTTTGATTTCTTTGAGGACATAATAAATGTCCTCAAACGGAAAATTAATGTCCCTTACAAGGTTAAACCTTTAATTGTGAAGAGTAAGGACTATATGGAGAATGTTCTTCCTCTGAGTCAAATACTCGCTTTTCAAAATCTTAAAAAATTTAGAGGATATTTGAGGAACATTTTTGAATTAAACCCTTCGCTTGGTTCTTATTTTAATGACATTCAGGTATCAATGGGGTATAAACCTCAACTTGAAGAATTATCTTTCAATAATATTTTCAAGCTAGAGTTATCAAGATGCAAACTTGGATATTCTAATCTTGAATCATTTATCAGAGATTACAACCAGAACCAAGCTCTAAGGAATGAATTAAAAATCAAAAGCGGAGAAAAGATTACTCTTTCTTCTTATCGACGAAACCTAAAAATGATTTATCCTTATCTGGACACATATGCAGAATTACTAATCCAAGAATGTAGAAATCTTAACCTTATTGGTGACAAAATCTGGATTTGGGATCGAAGATTTTTTGAGTGTAATTGCAGTGGTTTGAAAAATAAAGAGACTGGACAGCTTTCCGATCCAGATGCTGGACATTATGTCAAGAAAACAGGTAAATTTAGTGTATTATCAGGAACAGGATACACTGATACATGTATTGTTGATAGCTGGTGGGGTTTACCTGTTTATTGGGATGCAGTAAACGCTAGTAAAAATGACAACACCATATTTCAGGATACAATAAACCAATGTATGAAATCAGCAACAGAAAAACCGTTTTTTGTGGTCGCTGATGCAGGACCTGATAGTCATCTTTCCAATGAAACAGTAATTGAGAAAGGGGTTATTCCAGTCATAGCTGCAAGAGCGAATAGTGTTGGAAATATCTTGAAAACAGAAAAGGGGAACCACTTCAGAGCTCAATACGTCCCAAGAATTTATCATAAATTGCTTGGAAAATTGTACAATATAAGAACCACTGTTGAAAGGAAAAATTCAAACGATGTTGTTGGATACAATAGATCAAAAACACCAACCAGAGGAAGTGAATGGGCTAAAATCTATGTATCGATAAGCAATATTGCCGCATTACTTACGGCACTTACAGCTTTTAAAGTTGGAAGACATGATCTGATAAGAGCACCAGGAGCTTTTAGAAGGTTGAATATCTGAGCAAGTAAAAGCAATTTTTTTAAAAAAAAGGAAGTTTAGTGCTTTTAATTTGATTTTAAAGCATTAATAGTGAAATTGGCAAAGGCTCAATTGAGATTAAAACTGGGTTTTGGGATGAGCTCTTTGTTTGCAAATATCGAAAACAGATACTTGAACCGATTAGCGAAGAGCTTAAACAGATTGTCTTTGATATTTCAAAAGAATCAGATTTTGATATTCTTGAAATGGACACTGACAAAGACCATATACATTTCTTAATTAAGAGTGGACCCAGTTAGTGTTTTGTCAATAGTTAGAAAACTAAAACAAGAGTCCACTAACAGGTTATGCAAAACACAAAAAGAATATATGGAAAAGTATTGTTGGGGTGAAAATACGTGGCTCTTCGCTGTTTCGAGTGGGTAACTTACATTCATCTCCAAAATGTCGAAGCAGCATATCTAAAATTTAGAACCATTTATGGTTGAAAATCACATTCAAGATCGATGTTTCTCGTTTTGGCCTAGCTATTTTCTAACTGAGTAATTCTTTTGATGGTCAATTTGTATTTGATTGGTATTATATATTAAGAATTATATGTTTATATTATGGGGAAAAGAGGTCCTAAACCACAATTTACTGACGTTGCCTGCCCGAATAAAGGCTGCAAGCTCTACGGCCTTACTGGTCAAGGCAATGTTACTGGAAATGGAACTTACATCAGCCGTGGAGAAAAAACAAGGAGATATCGTTGCAATGAATGTGGCATAGCATTTTGCGACCATACAGGCACTTTCTATCATGATCTTCGCAAAGATGATAAAACAATCGATTTAGCTTTAAAAATGTCTATGAAAGGAATGAGCATTCAAGCCATTGCCGATGTTTTAGAGATACAACCTGCCAGTGTAAAGCGCTGGCTAGCCCGTGTAGCTGAACAATGCGATAAAGTAAATGATACTATGATGAAGAACGTGGATGTGTCAAAGGTAGAAATGGACGAACTATGGGTTATAATCCAAAAAAATAGTTCCAAGGATGAAAAATTATGAAGATGATGGGCCTTGGATGTGGGTAGCTTTTGTACCAGGTTGTAGGCTAATACTTGATTTTATAATAGGTCCAAGAAAACAGTATGTTGCAGACAAACTGGTCGAGTTAATCGATAAACATCTTTCAGATAAAATCCCTCTTTTTGTCACAGATGGGTTGAACTTTTATAGAGAAGCGCTTTTGAAACAATTTGGAGTTTTAAAAGAGTTTCCAAGAACTGGGAAAAGAGGAAGACCAAAGAAACCAAAAATAGTTCCCTCTGAGGATTTGAGGTATGCTCAGGTAGTCAAAACAAGAGTAAATGGAGTGCTTGAGAAAGTAGAGAAGAAGATCATTTTTGGAGAAGACATTGAACAAAGCGAAATCTCAACAACTTTACTGGAAAGACAAAACCTAACCTTCAGGCAGGATAACAACAGAGTGTCAAGGAAAACAATAGGGTTTTCAAAGGTGAAAGAATGGTTAGAATACCAAATGAAGCTCTATTGCACGCATTTTAACTTCTGTAGAGGGCATGGAGGATTAGGGTACAAAGATCAAAGAGGGGTTGAATGCAAAAATACACCTGCAAGAGAAGCAGGAATTGCGGATTCAAAATGGACTTTAAAGGAGCTGATGAAATTCAGGTGTTTTAAAACATCAATCGGATAAAGATGGACCATCGAAGGTTTGAGGTGATTCCATATTGATAAGTCGTTTGTACTCGTTTTTGAAATTGTTGATCCGCAAAATAAAGTAATCTT containing:
- a CDS encoding Rpp14/Pop5 family protein gives rise to the protein MKRLLPSLRTKKRYLAFELISEEPAGRGDIVKEVISSASSLLGDITTSDCDIRVLGFEAGKGIIQCSHTRVKETRAALATLTRVNGKRATLHVLGASGTVKKATEKFLKDYTVFEPEIHEKRDSRKTPGKVD
- a CDS encoding 50S ribosomal protein L15e, which produces MVKSFYGYVRDAWKNPDETYVNELRWERLQVWRKQGSVTRIERPTRIDRARSLGYKAKQGIVVVRVNVRRGGLGHVRPNRGRRTQKMGKNKVSGGMSIQRIAEVRADRRYPNLEVLNSYWVGEDGKHKWFEVILVDPHHPVIKSDKNLNWVCDPSSRGRATRGKTSAGRKGRGMATRGKGTEKTRPSIRAYKSRGK
- a CDS encoding IS1 family transposase (programmed frameshift) — protein: MGKRGPKPQFTDVACPNKGCKLYGLTGQGNVTGNGTYISRGEKTRRYRCNECGIAFCDHTGTFYHDLRKDDKTIDLALKMSMKGMSIQAIADVLEIQPASVKRWLARVAEQCDKVNDTMMKNVDVSKVEMDELWVIIHKKIVPRMKNYEDDGPWMWVAFVPGCRLILDFIIGPRKQYVADKLVELIDKHLSDKIPLFVTDGLNFYREALLKQFGVLKEFPRTGKRGRPKKPKIVPSEDLRYAQVVKTRVNGVLEKVEKKIIFGEDIEQSEISTTLLERQNLTFRQDNNRVSRKTIGFSKVKEWLEYQMKLYCTHFNFCRGHGGLGYKDQRGVECKNTPAREAGIADSKWTLKELMKFRCFKTSIG
- a CDS encoding transposase, with product MIKIVGKGYKYFLLQLSDFLEITKTIVVSLKSVEGRKKYEKIFGRKFEDKKDNSRILTVHVNQSTLASFIGNFFEKTICITTFKDHFLFKNSKFKIMFLKSDKKNKKKAENSRHCVISAYQRVLFDFFEDIINVLKRKINVPYKVKPLIVKSKDYMENVLPLSQILAFQNLKKFRGYLRNIFELNPSLGSYFNDIQVSMGYKPQLEELSFNNIFKLELSRCKLGYSNLESFIRDYNQNQALRNELKIKSGEKITLSSYRRNLKMIYPYLDTYAELLIQECRNLNLIGDKIWIWDRRFFECNCSGLKNKETGQLSDPDAGHYVKKTGKFSVLSGTGYTDTCIVDSWWGLPVYWDAVNASKNDNTIFQDTINQCMKSATEKPFFVVADAGPDSHLSNETVIEKGVIPVIAARANSVGNILKTEKGNHFRAQYVPRIYHKLLGKLYNIRTTVERKNSNDVVGYNRSKTPTRGSEWAKIYVSISNIAALLTALTAFKVGRHDLIRAPGAFRRLNI
- a CDS encoding RNA-binding protein is translated as MRVIAHATEDVSRVRETLDFFLSGAGVKEAAKLIEELQAEGHHGNPITILSVQLKKKAECLNFAHFVRENFSEEDVDMLREEMPERLDEDLVFHLRFDKQAAYLQQVKLTNSSDAIIAKVKIETYPKNREKAGAIVEELFG
- the rnp3 gene encoding ribonuclease P protein component 3, whose amino-acid sequence is MGKPKFYDFCVHAVPDGDSTAQEQVSLGRHFGFSGIALANHSDRLPDRKPILPFIEGFEVFRGIELVEENPSKLHSLIGKFRNSMDVLIVHGGSEAVNRAALENPRVDILNHPAFDRSSGLNQVLAKAAAENGVAIGIILRPLLHSRGSRRIRLLSDLKSNLELARKYDVSLVLCSDAMSCFDLRSPMEMLALAEVCGLEEDEALEAISTVPEKIIAKNRPGPGYIKKGIEVLEGEDLF